A single genomic interval of Lycium ferocissimum isolate CSIRO_LF1 unplaced genomic scaffold, AGI_CSIRO_Lferr_CH_V1 ctg3872, whole genome shotgun sequence harbors:
- the LOC132044229 gene encoding uncharacterized protein LOC132044229: MATKTRDIAPLVKGKRSPNTSKTKSLVHTNAINLIASNRNNTYLKSKVSSCHDKTQAKKPNPSTYPNIHHKKTLNHRTPVDQLPSSLDNTQVKKNPPLQNDLNIIHNKPNVARGSSFDHRPSQPSSLENTQGKKLVSSSCVPPNIHNKQALARRRLSFDNRPPPPSFRDNSPQSKKLASSISDSNIHNKQTLARRRLSFDHRPPPPSFRDNSPQSKKLVPKSDLHIHNKQTLTRRRLSIDHKPPLSSPPLKNRTSPNPRERNLKPSLASSSKNSTSQKPLLNKLSKAPHPSYKDVVLKQHGAGLNARPVSINNTITKKQDSPGGLTSKEFIMTSNLTDVVVNIDPHRGGALGQEEHQELVIEDHEELSEIVNIDEYLKAAESSSLYVVENQEVVKMEVPEEYLLAEETSIIKNHKEQDEIKNLEPSNLDLEKIEEKQENENQEEKEEGEKSEMLLKVLDDCEQEKEEGKELDLNIDQQEKEENEGRNNKGKEEKNNKTCTTMGFAKAYPHLVKGNNNKKKESVVSNDVIEETANKLREQRKNRVKALASAFETVISLQDPK, translated from the coding sequence ATGGCAACAAAGACAAGGGACATTGCTCCTTTAGTAAAGGGCAAGAGGAGCCCCAATACATCCAAGACAAAGTCTCTTGTCCACACAAATGCCATTAATCTTATTGCCTCAAATAGGAACAATACCTATCTCAAGTCCAAAGTTTCTTCTTGTCATGATAAAACTCAAGCCAAGAAACCAAATCCATCAACTTATCCCAACATTCACCATAAAAAAACTCTAAATCATAGAACACCGGTCGATCAGCTTCCATCTAGTCTTGATAATACTCAAGTCAAGAAAAATCCACCTTTGCAGAATGATCTCAACATTATCCACAATAAACCAAATGTAGCTCGAGGAAGCTCGTTCGATCACAGGCCTTCCCAACCTTCTAGTCTTGAAAATACTCAAGGCAAGAAActagtatcatcatcatgtgtTCCTCCAAACATTCACAATAAACAAGCTCTAGCACGAAGAAGATTATCGTTTGATAATAGGCCTCCCCCACCCTCTTTTCGTGATAATAGTCCTCAAAGCAAGAAGCTAGCCTCATCAATTAGTGATTCCAACATTCACAACAAACAAACTCTAGCTCGAAGAAGATTATCATTTGATCATAGGCCTCCCCCACCTTCTTTTCGTGATAATAGTCCTCAAAGCAAGAAACTAGTCCCAAAAAGTGATCTCCACATTCATAATAAACAAACTCTAACTCGAAGAAGATTATCGATTGATCATAAGCCTCCACTATCTTCTCCCCCACTTAAAAACAGAACATCTCCTAATCCTAGGGAGAGAAATCTCAAACCATCATTGGCATCTTCAAGTAAGAATTCCACTTCCCAAAAACcccttttgaataaattgtcCAAAGCACCTCATCCTAGTTATAAGGATGTTGTTTTGAAACAACATGGTGCTGGCCTCAATGCTAGGCCAGTGAGCATAAATAACACTATCACTAAGAAGCAAGATAGTCCTGGTGGTTTAACATCAAAAGAATTTATTATGACATCAAATTTGACAGATGTAGTTGTGAATATTGATCCTCATAGGGGTGGAGCGTTAGGGCAAGAGGAACACCAAGAACTAGTCATTGAAGATCATGAAGAGCTAAGTGAAATTGTAAACATTGATGAATACCTCAAGGCTGCTGAATCATCCTCATTATATGTTGTGGAAAATCAAGAAGTCGTCAAGATGGAAGTACCAGAAGAATATCTACTAGCTGAAGAAACAAGCATCATCAAAAACCATAAGGAACAAGATGAAATCAAGAATCTTGAGCCTAGTAATCTTGATCTTGAAAAGAtagaagaaaaacaagaaaatgagaatcaagaagagaaagaggaaggtgaaaaaagtgaaatgtTATTAAAAGTGTTGGATGATTGTGAACAAGAGAAAGAGGAGGGAAAAGAATTGGATTTGAATATTGATCAACAAGAGAAAGAGGAAAATGAAGGAAGAAACAACAAAGggaaggaagagaaaaataataaaacttgCACTACTATGGGATTTGCAAAGGCTTATCCTCATTTGGTGAAGGGgaataataataagaagaaggAAAGTGTAGTCTCTAATGATGTGATTGAAGAGACAGCAAATAAACTTAGAGAGCAAAGGAAGAACAGGGTGAAAGCATTGGCTAGTGCCTTTGAAACTGTCATCTCTTTGCAAGATCCCAAGTGA